In one Pseudomonas sp. SG20056 genomic region, the following are encoded:
- a CDS encoding DUF4129 domain-containing protein — protein MRLTDASVAIRPRSAWEAVDLGVLLAKQHANLLMASWALVTVPIFALLCLLLWDYPSIAVLIFWWLKPAFERLPLYILSHALFGATPTLKQALKALPGLLKPQLLASLTWRRLSPTRSFDLPVMQLEGLSGKARSQRLIVLGQRDAGGASWLTIVGVHLEMALWFGIISFVYMLLPAQMELDWTWDSLINAASGEWLWLEHLSNLTYVLLLILWEPIYVACGFTLYLNRRTALEAWDIELVFRQLRQRLTGVAYALLLGCGLLLMQLPNSAMASDTQTATASSCPLPVEDPMGPEAERLLKQPLTSAEAQKSIGQLLDQPPFEHRETVTRWRLGEEPKEPSEEDAKALIELLEKFFKLTEFWKSVDAVALFFEVLLWAALFSLIAWLLWRYRDWLSAFAGRLRLPQARTYQPPEQLFGLEVAPQSLPADIPGEVERLWDEQPRAALGLLYRALLSRMLHEQRLPLKSSHTEAEVLQLVQALQQKDLSHFSQALTRHWQNLAYGHRLPPAALKQGLCNAWRRLFEQGAQA, from the coding sequence ATGCGCCTGACTGATGCCAGTGTCGCCATTCGCCCACGCAGCGCCTGGGAGGCCGTCGACCTCGGTGTGCTGCTGGCTAAACAGCATGCCAACCTGCTGATGGCCAGCTGGGCTCTGGTAACCGTGCCGATCTTCGCCCTGCTGTGCCTGCTGCTGTGGGATTACCCCAGCATCGCCGTACTGATTTTCTGGTGGCTGAAACCGGCCTTTGAGCGCCTGCCACTGTATATCCTCTCGCATGCACTGTTCGGCGCTACGCCAACCCTCAAGCAGGCGCTAAAAGCCCTGCCCGGCCTGCTCAAACCGCAACTGCTGGCCAGCCTGACCTGGCGCCGGCTAAGCCCCACACGCAGCTTCGACCTGCCGGTGATGCAGCTGGAAGGCCTGTCCGGCAAGGCGCGCAGCCAGCGCCTGATCGTCCTCGGCCAGCGCGATGCCGGCGGTGCCAGCTGGCTCACCATCGTCGGCGTGCACCTGGAAATGGCGCTGTGGTTCGGCATCATCAGCTTCGTCTACATGCTGCTGCCGGCGCAGATGGAGCTGGACTGGACCTGGGATAGCCTGATCAATGCGGCGTCTGGCGAGTGGCTATGGCTGGAACATCTGTCCAACCTGACCTACGTTCTGCTGCTGATCCTCTGGGAGCCGATCTACGTCGCCTGCGGCTTCACCCTCTACCTGAATCGCCGCACTGCTCTGGAAGCCTGGGACATCGAACTGGTCTTCCGCCAGCTACGCCAGCGCCTGACGGGCGTGGCTTATGCCCTGCTGCTGGGCTGCGGCCTGCTGTTGATGCAGCTGCCAAACAGCGCCATGGCCTCCGATACCCAAACCGCAACCGCAAGCAGCTGCCCGCTGCCGGTTGAAGACCCCATGGGGCCAGAAGCCGAGCGCCTGCTCAAGCAGCCGCTGACCAGTGCCGAAGCGCAAAAAAGCATCGGCCAGCTGCTCGATCAGCCGCCCTTCGAGCACCGTGAAACCGTCACCCGTTGGCGCCTCGGCGAAGAGCCCAAGGAGCCGAGCGAAGAAGACGCCAAAGCCCTGATCGAACTGCTGGAAAAGTTCTTCAAACTTACCGAATTCTGGAAAAGCGTCGATGCTGTGGCGCTGTTCTTCGAGGTGCTGCTGTGGGCGGCGCTGTTCAGCCTGATAGCCTGGTTGCTGTGGCGCTACCGCGACTGGCTGAGCGCCTTTGCCGGTCGCCTGCGTTTACCGCAAGCCCGTACCTATCAGCCACCTGAGCAACTATTTGGCCTGGAAGTGGCGCCACAAAGCCTGCCAGCGGATATCCCCGGTGAAGTCGAACGACTCTGGGATGAACAGCCACGCGCCGCCCTTGGCCTGCTGTACCGCGCCCTGCTCAGCCGCATGTTGCACGAACAGCGCCTGCCGCTGAAAAGCTCGCACACCGAAGCCGAAGTGCTGCAACTGGTGCAGGCGCTGCAACAAAAAGACCTCAGCCACTTCAGCCAGGCCCTGACCCGCCACTGGCAGAACCTCGCCTACGGCCATCGACTGCCGCCGGCTGCGCTCAAACAGGGCCTGTGCAATGCCTGGCGACGCCTGTTCGAACAAGGGGCGCAGGCATGA